CTATTCTCGGGAATGGCGGCAATATCATCCCTCCCGCCGGATATTTCAAACGTCTGCGTAAACTGTGTGATGAGTACAATATTATTCTTATTGCCGACGAAGTACAGACAGGCATCGGTCGTACCGGAACCATGTTCGCTAGCGAACTGTTTGATATCCAGCCTGATATGATTACCCTTGCAAAAGGTCTTGGTGGGATCGGCGTGCCTGTTGCTGCGGTATTAATGCAATCCCGGCTGAATGTGCTCGAAAAGCACGAACATTCCTTCACCTCAGGAAGCAATCTGATCTCCGTAACTGCTGCCAAATCCACCTTGGAAGTGGTATCCGAACCCGGGTTTCTGGATGCGGTGAAACGCAAAGGTGAAATTTTGGGTGAGTTGCTGCATGAATTGGCTATGAAATACCCAAGTATCGGTGAAGCTCGTGGTGTTGGGTTAATGTGGGGGTTGGAGATTGTAGGTGACGGTAATGAACCGGATACACTCAAAACCAATGCCATTGTTGACCGTGCTTTTACAGATGAGCATCTAATCTTGAGAAGTTCAAGATATGGATTTGGCAACGTTGTTAAGGTTCGGCCTTCCCTCACCACAACTGAAGACGAACTGGTTGAGATTGTAGAGCGGCTGGATTCAGTGCTCGCCAGCGTTAATTAAAACATTTCAATGCAACTGTTCGAAGTGGTCGTTTCGGTTACGAATCGTTCTTATGATCGCTGTTATCCACGTATTTTCTTGATTTCCCTTTCCCAAGGGAAAAATCCATTGATAGCATATGCTTCCGAAGCAGCTTTCTTTCAGAAAGCTTTGAGGCGAACACTTCGCTTCTCCAGAATCGATTTCGTCCCCTTCACTACTTTCGTATCTTGTCTGAAACTGTTTTAAGATGAATCGCTATATTTATATTTTATATAATTACAAGGAGGTTATATCATGCTTGCATTGGTATACAAATCGGCCTGGGATGTGGCGCTTGAGGAACGGCCTGTTCCGGAAATTACAAGAGATAATCAGGTGTTGGTTCGTATTCGGGCGACAGGTGTATGTGGTACCGATCTCGGTATTGTCAGCGGCAAATATCATGCAGTTCCTTCTGTCATTCTCGGTCATGAGTCTGCCGGGGAAGTCATTGAAGTTGGCTCTGCGGTTACGACATTACAACCGGGCGACCGTGTTGTAGTCGACCCTACCTACTATTGCGGACAATGTGACATGTGCAGAACAGGCAGACAAAATCATTGCACACACAAGTCTGTTACCGAGACAGGTGTAAGTGCTGACGGAACATTTACAGATTATTACGTGACCGAGGATCGTTTTTTGTACAAATTGAAGGATCATGTGAGCTATGAAGAAGCAACTTTGACGGAACCACTCAGCTGTATGCTGACCGGGATTAATCAGATTCATCTACTGCCGAATTTCAGAACAATCATCCTCGGTGCAGGCCCGATTGGCATTCTGTACAGCTACGCGCTCGCTTCGAAGGGGGTTACCGGCTGTCTGGTCGACATCTCCGAAGAGCGATTAGCCATTGCCGGTTCCATTGCACCTGATCGTTGGGAAGTTCATTCATCCTTCGAAAATGCCATAGAATCACTGTCACCCGAAACCCATCAGGTAGATATGATTGTTGATACAACGGGCGTTGTGGGCACACAAGTACTTTCCCAGCTCGCTAGCGGCGGTTATCTGATGCTGGTTGGTCTGAGAGATGGAAACACATC
This Paenibacillus xylanexedens DNA region includes the following protein-coding sequences:
- a CDS encoding aspartate aminotransferase family protein, which produces MQTLTNNRFIAGKGIKLIDDSGVEYLDGVSGTFNLSLGYNHPHVVSKIQEQVGNLTHMSSSFTEPYVNEVLDHLIEYAPDDINAGWMRDITGSTANECATKIAQKYTESTDIISLYLSHHGQTQFATGISGNAFRRKRFPNSAVANAVHVPAPYCYRCPFKSSNGDCDYQCVEAISDAIEYASSGSVACMIIEPILGNGGNIIPPAGYFKRLRKLCDEYNIILIADEVQTGIGRTGTMFASELFDIQPDMITLAKGLGGIGVPVAAVLMQSRLNVLEKHEHSFTSGSNLISVTAAKSTLEVVSEPGFLDAVKRKGEILGELLHELAMKYPSIGEARGVGLMWGLEIVGDGNEPDTLKTNAIVDRAFTDEHLILRSSRYGFGNVVKVRPSLTTTEDELVEIVERLDSVLASVN
- a CDS encoding zinc-dependent alcohol dehydrogenase, with translation MLALVYKSAWDVALEERPVPEITRDNQVLVRIRATGVCGTDLGIVSGKYHAVPSVILGHESAGEVIEVGSAVTTLQPGDRVVVDPTYYCGQCDMCRTGRQNHCTHKSVTETGVSADGTFTDYYVTEDRFLYKLKDHVSYEEATLTEPLSCMLTGINQIHLLPNFRTIILGAGPIGILYSYALASKGVTGCLVDISEERLAIAGSIAPDRWEVHSSFENAIESLSPETHQVDMIVDTTGVVGTQVLSQLASGGYLMLVGLRDGNTSFNPKEVVDRSLKIIGSIDSLGTFATAHYMIEQGIIPAKKIITHSFPLEDYEEAFRTLGCDIQGRTLQASSHAIKVVLQSSGSSF